The Macaca fascicularis isolate 582-1 chromosome 11, T2T-MFA8v1.1 genome includes a region encoding these proteins:
- the PITPNM2 gene encoding membrane-associated phosphatidylinositol transfer protein 2 isoform X27: MIIKEYRIPLPMTVEEYRIAQLYMIQVLLSPQKKSRNETYGEGSGVEILENRPYTDGPGGSGQYTHKVYHVGMHIPSWFRSILPKAALRVVEESWNAYPYTRTRFTCPFVEKFSIDIETFYKTDAGENPDVFNLSPVEKNQLTIDFIDIVKDPVPHHEYKTEEDPKLFQSTKTQRGPLSDNWIEEYKKQVFPIMCAYKLCKVEFRYWGMQSKIERFIHDTGLRRVMVRAHRQAWCWQDEWYGLSMENIRELEKEAQLMLSRKMAQFNEDGEEATELVKHEAASDQASGEPPEPSSSNGEPLVGRGLKKQWSTSSKSSRSSKRGASPSRHSISEWRMQSIARDSDESSDDEFFDAHEDLSDTEEMFPKDITKWSSNDLMDKIESPEPEDTQDGLYRQSAPEFRVASSVEQLNIIEDEVSQPLAAPPSKIHVLLLVLHGGTILDTGAGDPSSKKGDANTIANVFDTVMRVHYPSALGRLAIRLVPCPPVCSDAFALVSNLSPYSHDEGCLSSSQDHIPLAALPLLATSSPQYQEAVATVIQRANLAYGDFIKSQEGMTFNGQVCLIGDCVGGILAFDALCYSNQPVSESQSSSRRGSVVSMQDNDLLSPGILVNAAHCSGGGGGGGGNSGGGGSSGGSSLESSRHLSRSNVDIPRSNGTEDPKRQLPRKRSDSSTYELDTIQQHQAFLSSSTMLDGTGALGRFDFEITDLFLFGCPLGLVLALRKTVIPALDVFQLRPACQQVYNLFHPADPSASRLEPLLERRFHALPPFSVPRYQRYPLGDGCSTLLADVLQTYNAAFQEHATPSSPSTAPASRGFRRASEISIASQVSGMAESYTASSIAQIAAKWWGQKRIDYALYCPDALTAFPTVALPHLFHASYWESTDVVSFLLRQVMRHDNSSILELDGKEVSVFTPSKPREKWQRKRTHVKLRNVTANHRINDALANEDGPQVLTGRFMYGPLDMVTLTGEKVDVHIMTQPPSGEWLYLDTLVTNNSGRVSYTIPESHRLGVGVYPIKMVVRGDHTFADSYITVLPKGTEFVVFSIDGSFAASVSIMGSDPKVRAGAVDVVRHWQDLGYLIIYVTGRPDMQKQRVVAWLAQHNFPHGVVSFCDGLVHDPLRHKANFLKLLISELHLRVHAAYGSTKDVAVYSAISLSPMQIYIVGRPTKKLQQQCQFITDGYAAHLAQLKYSHRARPARNTATRMALRKGSFGLPGQGDFLRSRNHLLRTISAQPSGPSHRHERTQSQADGEQRGQRSMSMAAGCWGRAMTGRLEPGAATGSK; this comes from the exons GTTCACCTGCCCTTTCGTGGAGAAATTCTCCATCGACATCGAAACCTTTTATAAAACTGATGCTGGAGAAAACCCCGATGTGTTCAACCTCTCTCCTGTGGAAAAGAACCAGCTGACAATCG ACTTCATCGACATTGTCAAAGACCCTGTGCCCCACCATGAGTATAAGACAGAAGAGGACCCCAAACTGTTCCAGTCAACGAAGACCCAGCGGGGGCCTCTGTCAGACAACTGGATCGAGGAGTACAAGAAGCAGGTCTTCCCCATCATGTGTGCGTACAAGCTCTGCAAGGTGGAGTTCCGCTACTGGGGCATGCAGTCCAAGATCGAGAGGTTCATCCATGACACCG GACTACGGAGGGTGATGGTGCGGGCTCACCGGCAGGCCTGGTGCTGGCAGGACGAGTGGTATGGGCTGAGCATGGAGAACATCCGGGAGCTGGAGAAGGAGGCGCAGCTCATGCTTTCCCGCAAGATGGCCCAGTTCAATGAGGATGGTGAGGAGGCCACCGAGCTCGTCAAGCACGAAGCCGCCTCGGACCAGGCCTCTGGGGAGCCCCCGGAGCCCAGCAGCAGCAATGGGGAGCCCCTGGTGGGGCGGGGCCTCAAGAAACAGTGGTCCACATCCTCCAAGTCGTCTCGGTCGTCCAAGCGGGGAG CGAGTCCTTCCCGCCACAGCATCTCGGAGTGGAGGATGCAGAGTATCGCCAGGGACTCGGACGAGAGCTCAGACGACGAGTTCTTCGATGCGCACG AGGACCTGTCTGACACAGAGGAAATGTTCCCCAAGGACATCACCAAGTGGAGTTCCAATGACCTCATGGACAAGATCGAGAGCCCAGAGCCGGAAGACACACAAG ATGGTCTGTACCGCCAGAGCGCCCCTGAGTTCAGGGTGGCCTCCAGTGTGGAGCAGCTGAACATCATAGAG GACGAGGTTAGCCAGCCGCTGGCTGCACCGCCCTCCAAGATCCACGTGCTGCTACTGGTGCTGCACGGAGGCACCATCCTGGACACGGGCGCCGGGGACCCCAGTTCCAAGAAGGGTGATGCCAACACCATCGCCAACGTGTTCGACACCGTCATGCGCGTGCACTACCCCAGCGCCCTGGGCCGCCTTGCCATCCGCCTGGTGCCCTGCCCACCTGTCTGCTCTGACGCCTTTGCCCTGGTCTCCAA cctcagcccctaCAGCCATGACGAAGGCTGTCTGTCCAGCAGTCAGGACCACATTCCCCTGGCTGCCCTCCCCCTGCTGGCCACCTCCTCCCCCCAGTACCAGGAGGCGGTTGCCACAGTGATTCAGCGAGCCAACCTTGCGTATGGGGACTTCATCAAGTCCCAGGAGGGCATGACCTTCAATGGGCAG GTCTGCCTGATTGGGGACTGCGTCGGGGGCATCCTGGCATTTGATGCCCTATGCTACAGCAACCAGCCAGTGTCTGAGAGTCAGAGCAGCAGCCGCCGGGGCAGTGTGGTCAGCATGCAG GACAACGACCTGCTGTCCCCGGGCATTCTGGTGAATGCAGCACACTGCTccggtggtggcggtggcggtggtggcaacagtggtggtggtggcagtagtGGTGGCTCCAGCCTGGAGAGCAGTCGGCACCTGAGCCGAAGCAACGTCGACATCCCCCGCAGCAATGGCACCGAGGACCCCAAAAGGCAGCTACCCCGCAAGAGAAGCGACTCGTCCACCTATGAGCTAGACACCATCCAGCAGCACCAGGCCTTCCTGTCCAG CTCCACCATGCTGGACGGCACAGGTGCCCTGGGCAGGTTTGACTTTGAGATCACGGACCTCTTCCTCTTCGGGTGCCCGCTGGGGCTGGTCCTGGCCTTGAGGAAGACTGTCATCCCAGCCCTGGATG ttttCCAGCTGCGGCCGGCCTGCCAGCAAGTCTACAACCTCTTCCACCCCGCGGACCCGTCAGCGTCGCGCCTGGAGCCGCTGCTGGAACGGCGCTTCCACGCTCTGCCGCCTTTCAGTGTCCCCCGCTACCAACGCTACCCGCTGGGGGACGGCTGCTCCACACTGCTGG CGGATGTGCTCCAGACCTACAATGCGGCCTTCCAAGAGCATGCCACCCCCTCCTCGCCCAGCACTGCCCCTGCCAGTCGTGGCTTCCGCCGAGCCAGTGAGATCAGCATCGCCAGCCAGGTGTCAGGCATGGCCGAGAGCTACACGGCATCCAGCATTGCCCAGA TCGCTGCAAAGTGGTGGGGCCAGAAGCGGATCGACTATGCCCTGTACTGCCCTGATGCCCTCACGGCCTTCCCCACGGTGGCTCTGCCTCACCTCTTCCACGCCAGCTACTGGGAGTCAACAGACGTGGTCTCCTTCCTGCTGAGACAG GTCATGAGGCATGACAACTCCAGCATCTTGGAGCTGGATGGCAAAGAGGTGTCGGTGTTCACCCCCTCCAAGCCAAGGGAGAAGTGGCAGCGCAAGCGGACCCACGTGAAGCTGCGG AACGTGACGGCCAACCACCGGATCAATGATGCCCTCGCCAATGAGGACGGCCCCCAGGTTCTGACGGGCAGGTTCATGTATGGGCCCCTGGACATGGTCACCCTGACTGGGGAGAAG GTGGATGTGCACATCATGACCCAGCCACCCTCGGGCGAGTGGCTCTACCTGGATACGCTGGTGACCAACAACAGTGGGCGTGTCTCCTACACCATCCCTGAGTCGCACCGCCTGGGCGTGGGTGTCTACCCCATCAAGATGGTGGTCAG GGGAGACCACACGTTTGCCGACAGCTACATCACTGTGCTGCCCAAGGGCACAGAGTTCGTGGTCTTCAGCATCGACGGCTCCTTTGCCGCTAGCGTGTCCATCATGGGCAGCGACCCCAAGGTGCGGGCCGGGGCCGTGGACGTGGTGCG GCACTGGCAGGACCTGGGCTACCTCATCATCTACGTGACGGGCCGGCCCGACATGCAGAAGCAGCGGGTGGTGGCGTGGTTGGCCCAGCACAACTTCCCCCACGGCGTGGTGTCCTTCTGTGACGGCCTGGTGCATGACCCGCTGCGGCACAAGGCCAACTTCCTGAAGCTGCTCATCTCCGAG CTGCACCTGCGTGTGCACGCGGCCTACGGCTCCACCAAGGACGTGGCGGTCTACAGCGCCATCAGCCTGTCCCCCATGCAGATCTACATCGTGGGCCGGCCTACCAAGAAGCTGCAGCAGCAGTGCCAG TTCATCACGGACGGCTATGCAGCCCACCTGGCGCAGCTGAAGTACAGCCACCGGGCGCGGCCTGCTCGCAACACAGCCACCCGCATGGCGCTGCGCAAGGGCAGCTTCGGCCTGCCTGGCCAGGGCGACTTCCTGCGTTCCCGGAACCACCTGCTTCGCACCATCTCGGCCCAGCCCAGCGGGCCCAGCCACCGGCACGAGCGGACACAGAGCCAGGCAGATGGCGAGCAGCGGGGCCAGCGCAGCATGAGCATGGCGGCCGGCTGCTGGGGCCGCGCCATGACTGGCCGCCTGGAGCCGGGGGCGGCCACGGGCTCCAAGTAG